One genomic region from Gossypium hirsutum isolate 1008001.06 chromosome D13, Gossypium_hirsutum_v2.1, whole genome shotgun sequence encodes:
- the LOC107918625 gene encoding crossover junction endonuclease MUS81 produces the protein MEKNRRVLCPENEELANYLLQKRQALADKPKGIKENTDVTLSKAYNNICNAQHPIKTLKDLNDIKGVGKWILVLMRGYFDSGSGSSESEEITRKGKNTKGNRRYLPQKNSVAYALLITLYRETADGNEFMHKQDLIDAAEASGLSRAPIVPEKGKGKPSQFGSSSRDWYSGWSCMSMLIKKGLVVKSSCPAKYMLTPEGKEAARECLMKSKMEDPLENLVDVERLSQPDTQDAFVQDLCHSDSDIEEINERAAFKRKTSIDVPLDCLDRCTRMGYSKEQVLSAFAEVSETSKNKEISSLWPAVLCRLREDQVYGQEAHNGVQSTWMQSSKNGGDMPNLCTMRVCSSSRPSSDALTADMNVLSVPPLSFGEKFEDTYEVILILDDREQFTSQGARSKKMLEKICSEFKIKIDVRRLPIGDGIWIACHKHLSSEYVLDFIVERKKVADLRSSIRDNRYKDQKLRLLRSGLKKLIFLVEGDPNTSEAAESIKTACFTTEILEGFDVQRTSSLHDTLRKYACLTRAIAQYYKLHLPEGHSKLSGVCPPFNEFIKRCQELDKMTVSDVFSIQLMQVPQVTEEVAIAVVDLYPTLVSLANAYSLLEGDVCAQEEMLRKQSNNKVSSVASKNIFRFIWG, from the exons atggagaaaaatAGGCGAGTACTGTGTCCAGAGAATGAGGAATTAGCAAATTACTTGCTGCAAAAGAGGCAAGCGCTAGCCGATAAACCCAAAGGAATAAAAGAAAACACTGACGTGACTCTTTCAAAGGCTTACAACAACATTTGCAATGCTCAGCATCCCATCAAAACACTCAAAGATCTCAATGACATCAA AGGTGTTGGGAAATGGATTCTAGTGCTTATGCGTGGCTATTTCGATAGTGGTTCAGGAAGTTCAGAATCAGAAGAGATAACTAGAAAGG GTAAAAATACTAAAGGAAACAGACGTTATTTGCCCCAAAAGAACTCAGTGGCATATGCGTTGTTGATTACATTATACAG GGAGACTGCAGATGGGAATGAATTTATGCATAAGCAAGATCTTATTGATGCTGCCGAAGCAAGTGGGCTTTCACGAGCGCCAATTGT GCCAGAGAAAGGAAAAGGGAAACCCAGCCAATTTGGAAGTTCTTCTAGGGACTGGTATAGTGGATGGAGCTGCATGTCAATGCTGATAAAGAAGGGATTGGTTGTGAAATCAAGTTGTCCAGCAAA ATATATGCTAACGCCAGAAGGCAAGGAAGCAGCACGTGAATGTCTCATGAAATCTAAAATGGAAGATCCCCTTGAAAATTTGGTTGATGTGGAAAGGCTTTCTCAACCAGACACACAGGATGCATTTGTTCAGGACTTATGTCATTCTGATTCGGATATAGAAGAGATAAATGAAAGAGCTGCTTTTAAGAGGAAAACATCCATTGATGTTCCACTTGATTGTCTTGATAGG TGTACTCGCATGGGGTACTCAAAGGAACAAGTTTTGTCTGCTTTTGCTGAGGTCTCTGAAACTTCCAAGAACAAGGAGATTTCTTCACTTTGGCCAGCGGTCTTGTGTCGCCTTCGAGAAGATCAAGTTTACG GGCAAGAAGCTCATAATGGAGTGCAAAGTACTTGGATGCAATCAAGTAAAAATGGTGGAGATATGCCAAACTTGTGTACGATGAGAGTCTGTTCTTCCTCT AGACCAAGTTCAGATGCTCTGACAGCTGATATGAATGTCTTAAGTGTTCCACCTCTGAGCTTCGGGGAGAAATTCGAGGATACATATGAAGTAATCTTAATATTAGATGATCGTGAGCAATTTACCAGTCAAGG TGCGCGCTCCAAGAAAATGTTAGAGAAGATTTGCtcagaattcaaaattaaaatagat GTTAGAAGGTTGCCTATTGGAGATGGAATTTGGATAGCTTGCCATAAACATCTTTCCAGCGAATATGTTCTAGACTTTATTGTTGAGAGGAAGAAAGTTGCTGATTTACGGTCTTCAATACGGGATAACCGCTACAAGGACCAAAAACTAAGGCTTCTG AGATCTGGACTAAAGAAGCTGATATTTCTTGTGGAAGGTGATCCGAATACTTCAGAAGCTGCTGAAAGCATCAAAACAGC GTGCTTCACAACAGAGATCCTGGAGGGGTTTGATGTTCAGAGAACAAGTAGTTTACATGATACCCTGAGGAAGTATGCGTGTCTTACTCGAGCAATAGCTCAATATTATAAGCTGCATCTGCCTGAGGGCCATTCTAAATTGTCTGGGGTCTGTCCTCCCTTTAATGAATTTATCAAAAGGTGCCAAGAGCTGGATAAAATGACAGTCAGTGATGTATTTTCCATTCAACTTATGCAG GTACCCCAGGTGACCGAGGAGGTTGCCATAGCCGTTGTCGATTTGTATCCAACACTAGTATCACTTGCCAATGCGTACTCTCTTCTT GAGGGTGACGTATGTGCACAAGAGGAAATGCTTAGGAAGCAAAGTAACAACAAGGTGAGCTCTGTTGCTAGTAAGAATATTTTTCGGTTTATTTGGGGCTGA
- the LOC107920536 gene encoding xanthoxin dehydrogenase, producing MATSSNNSIDSSLSSQRLVGKVALVTGGATGIGESIVRLFHKHGAKVCIVDVQDNLGLQVCQSLSNGPNVCFFHCDVTIEEQVRAAVDYAVEKFGTLDIMVNNAGLSGPPYNDIRNYDLSDFDKVMNVNVKGVFLGMKHAARIMIPHEKGSIISICSVSGVIGGLGPHAYTGSKHAVLGLTRNVASELGKYGIRVNCVSPYAVATELAFAHLHEDERTSDVRTGFRAFIGKNANLDGVDLTVEHVANAVLFLASDDAGYISGDNLMVDGGFTSSNHSLRVFR from the exons ATGGCTACTAGCAGCAACAACTCCATAGATTCATCACTGTCCAGCCAAAG ATTAGTGGGGAAAGTGGCATTGGTCACTGGTGGAGCAACCGGCATTGGTGAGAGCATTGTGCGTCTATTTCACAAGCATGGTGCCAAAGTCTGCATTGTTGATGTGCAAGACAACCTTGGCCTCCAAGTTTGTCAATCCCTCAGCAACGGCCCTAACGTATGTTTTTTCCATTGCGACGTGACAATAGAAGAACAAGTTCGGGCCGCGGTTGACTACGCAGTTGAAAAGTTTGGTACACTCGATATCATGGTCAACAACGCCGGATTATCAGGTCCACCGTATAACGATATCCGCAACTATGACTTATCTGATTTCGATAAAGTAATGAATGTGAATGTAAAAGGTGTTTTCCTTGGAATGAAGCATGCTGCTAGAATTATGATCCCACATGAAAAGGGTTCAATCATTTCAATCTGTAGTGTTTCAGGTGTCATCGGTGGCCTAGGACCTCATGCATATACAGGCTCTAAACATGCTGTTTTAGGCCTTACTAGGAATGTTGCATCTGAGTTAGGTAAATACGGAATAAGAGTGAATTGTGTTTCTCCGTATGCCGTTGCAACCGAATTGGCCTTTGCTCACTTGCACGAGGACGAAAGAACCAGCGATGTACGTACTGGTTTTCGTGCTTTCATCGGGAAAAACGCGAACCTGGATGGGGTGGATTTGACTGTGGAGCATGTGGCTAATGCTGTGCTGTTCTTAGCAAGTGATGATGCAGGGTACATAAGTGGAGACAATCTTATGGTTGATGGTGGGTTTACATCTTCCAATCACTCATTGCGTGTCTTTAGATGA
- the LOC107920606 gene encoding protein EARLY RESPONSIVE TO DEHYDRATION 15 produces MEILPQRSSLSSTLNPNAPLFIPLAYRMVKDFSDQWWALVQSSPCFRDYWLQERFHDPENDDVSDDDDDPLFPGDLDDIFEQYDDVLLDPRPEEKEKKLVPFGTSKWRKDRVVTESPRFIEKAPKIVNVKVSPRTIHQPR; encoded by the exons ATGGAGATTCTTCCACAGCGATCATCATTATCCTCAACTCTGAATCCCAACGCTCCATTGTTCATTCCATTAGCATATCGGATGGTCAAGGATTTCTCTGATCAATGGTGGGCTCTCGTCCAATCATCCCCTTGCTTCCGCGACTACTGGCTTCAAGAACGCTTCCACGATCCCGAAAACGACGACGTTTCCGACGACGACGATGATCCTCTCTTCCCCGGCGACCTCGATGACATATTTGAGCAATACGACGACGTTTTACTCGACCCAAGAC cggaggaaaaggaaaagaaattggTACCGTTTGGGACATCGAAGTGGCGGAAGGACCGAGTTGTGACTGAGTCACCGAGGTTTATCGAAAAAGCACCCAAGATTGTGAATGTTAAAGTGAGTCCAAGGACTATTCACCAACCAAGGTAA
- the LOC107920608 gene encoding copper transport protein CCH, with amino-acid sequence MANVVELKVGLHCDECIKKILKAIKKIEDIETYNVDTKLNKVIVTGNVTNDEVIRVLQKIGKQATTWESD; translated from the exons ATGGCCAAT GTAGTGGAATTGAAAGTGGGCTTGCATTGTGACGAATGTATCAAGAAAATCCTCAAAGCTATCAAGAAAATAGAGG ATATTGAAACTTACAACGTTGATACTAAGCTGAACAAGGTTATAGTGACAGGCAATGTTACCAACGATGAAGTCATTCGTGTTCTTCAAAAAATCGGCAAACAAGCAACCACTTGGGAATCTgattaa
- the LOC107918512 gene encoding wound-induced protein 1: MMRLLTGASSDQTFIFDVDPLSVTTFGSTVIVEGCDHKRSISWVHAWTVSTDGIITEVREYFNTSLTVTRLVNSSQTPPFNYNSSSSSSSPSPSSGSSSTAEITPVHCFSVWESSFSNRVGKSVPGLVLAI, from the coding sequence ATGATGCGCCTCCTCACGGGAGCTTCATCGGACCAAACTTTCATTTTCGACGTTGACCCTCTTTCGGTCACCACTTTTGGGTCCACCGTCATCGTTGAAGGCTGTGATCATAAACGTTCAATCTCTTGGGTTCATGCTTGGACTGTAAGTACTGATGGGATAATAACAGAAGTGAGAGAGTATTTCAATACTTCTCTCACTGTTACTCGTCTTGTGAACTCTAGCCAAACACCACCATTCAACTACAACTCATCATCGTCATCGTCATCACCGTCGCCGTCCTCTGGTTCTTCATCAACGGCTGAGATTACTCCTGTGCATTGCTTTTCCGTTTGGGAGAGCAGCTTTTCCAATAGAGTTGGGAAGTCTGTGCCGGGTCTTGTCCtggcaatttag
- the LOC107918889 gene encoding protein AGENET DOMAIN (AGD)-CONTAINING P1 — translation MAMFFKGDKVEVCSKEEGFLGSYYQAKILSPLNDNTLYRVQYKNLVEEEDQTRPLVEIVSADEVRPVPPPVTFTKATQVFHYLDSVDAFDNDGWWVGKITGRQGSKYWVYFETTRDEIAYPVSRLRHHLEWRDGHWILANNTFF, via the coding sequence ATGGCGATGTTTTTCAAAGGAGATAAAGTCGAAGTATGCAGCAAGGAAGAAGGGTTCTTGGGTTCTTACTACCAAGCTAAGATATTATCCCCGTTGAACGACAATACTCTTTATAGAGTGCAGTACAAGAACCTGGTTGAAGAAGAAGATCAGACTCGGCCTCTGGTTGAGATAGTTTCAGCCGACGAGGTCCGACCAGTGCCACCTCCAGTAACCTTCACAAAAGCTACTCAGGTTTTCCATTATCTGGACTCGGTGGATGCTTTCGACAACGATGGTTGGTGGGTGGGGAAGATCACTGGGAGACAGGGATCTAAATATTGGGTTTATTTTGAAACTACCAGAGACGAGATTGCTTACCCCGTTTCTCGATTGAGACATCATCTTGAATGGCGCGATGGCCACTGGATTCTTGCCAACAACACCTTCTTCTGA